A window of the Bacillus solimangrovi genome harbors these coding sequences:
- a CDS encoding DUF6501 family protein, producing MIHEGWKDSKTISKVKCVHTNAKKYTVENVLTVGKVYEVKNETEEFLFIVDNTGRVGGFNKEYFETV from the coding sequence GTGATTCATGAAGGTTGGAAAGATAGTAAAACAATTAGTAAAGTGAAATGTGTACATACTAATGCAAAAAAATATACAGTTGAAAACGTACTAACTGTAGGGAAAGTATATGAAGTGAAAAATGAAACAGAAGAGTTTCTGTTTATCGTTGATAATACTGGACGCGTTGGTGGATTTAATAAAGAATATTTTGAAACAGTATAA
- a CDS encoding sensor histidine kinase: protein MTGINRRIILHYMFVILLTIVIIEVIFISSISKYYNEGVTETLVNHANVSTSFTEEYMTLTRHDFKSQIPWIRESLKYPNTEMQIISLNGEVLSTSTGITNEEIITTPDIKEAISGEISIHKGILNEESILAVSAPLPSKESQVVGVIRFVTSLERVEDKIQSTALFSISIGLAVMLVVFIISLRLARSIAKPLQEITRTSEKMARGRFDIELNETYIDEIGTLAKTLNHMAREIQQTDKMKNEFISSISHELRTPLTSIKGWSETILTGDMREINETKQGLTIISKETDRLITLVEELLDFSRFESNQLKLTLNAVSISELVNDVVTQMKLKASQHYISIIFTKEQEHIINADENRLKQVFINIIDNAIKYSPPHTQIDISMNVDNHNNSIITISDKGIGISEEAISNVTKMFYQVDHQKDGTGLGLAICKKIIDLHKGELNIKSSSQSGTTVTIKLPHDPTLMTK, encoded by the coding sequence ATGACTGGTATTAATAGACGCATTATTCTTCATTATATGTTTGTCATTCTTTTAACAATTGTAATTATTGAAGTTATCTTCATTTCATCAATATCTAAATATTATAACGAAGGTGTGACTGAAACACTTGTTAATCATGCGAACGTTTCAACCTCGTTCACTGAAGAGTACATGACTCTTACAAGGCATGATTTCAAATCACAAATACCATGGATAAGAGAGAGTTTGAAATATCCTAATACAGAAATGCAAATCATTAGCTTAAACGGAGAGGTTCTTTCCACCTCAACAGGGATTACGAATGAAGAAATTATAACAACACCAGACATTAAGGAAGCGATTTCAGGAGAAATAAGTATTCATAAAGGAATACTTAACGAAGAGTCAATTTTAGCTGTATCAGCCCCATTGCCCTCAAAAGAAAGCCAAGTTGTCGGTGTAATTCGCTTCGTCACGTCACTCGAACGAGTCGAAGACAAAATTCAAAGTACTGCGTTATTTTCTATTTCTATCGGACTGGCAGTTATGTTAGTCGTCTTCATCATTAGCTTAAGACTAGCCCGTTCGATTGCGAAACCACTTCAAGAAATTACACGAACATCTGAGAAAATGGCAAGAGGGCGCTTCGATATTGAATTGAATGAAACTTACATTGATGAGATTGGTACACTTGCGAAAACTCTAAATCACATGGCTCGTGAAATCCAACAAACAGATAAGATGAAAAACGAATTCATTTCGTCTATATCACACGAATTACGCACACCATTAACGAGTATAAAAGGCTGGAGTGAAACGATTCTGACTGGAGATATGAGAGAAATTAACGAAACGAAACAGGGGCTAACGATTATCTCAAAGGAAACTGATAGACTCATTACACTCGTTGAAGAATTACTAGATTTTTCACGTTTTGAATCAAATCAACTTAAGCTTACATTGAATGCTGTGTCGATCTCAGAGCTAGTGAATGATGTTGTCACACAAATGAAACTTAAAGCATCGCAGCATTATATTTCTATTATTTTCACAAAAGAACAAGAACACATCATTAACGCAGATGAAAACCGCTTGAAGCAAGTTTTCATTAACATCATCGATAATGCGATTAAATATTCACCGCCACACACTCAAATTGATATTTCTATGAATGTTGATAATCATAACAATTCAATCATTACGATAAGTGATAAGGGGATAGGCATTTCAGAAGAAGCAATCAGTAATGTTACGAAAATGTTTTACCAAGTTGATCATCAAAAAGACGGTACTGGACTCGGATTAGCCATATGTAAAAAAATCATCGATTTACATAAAGGTGAATTGAACATAAAAAGTAGTTCTCAGTCAGGTACGACCGTTACGATTAAGTTACCTCATGACCCAACGTTAATGACCAAGTAA
- a CDS encoding response regulator transcription factor: MTSILVLEDEPGIRSFIVLNLKRNGYTVIEAETGEEALQQFNEHPEIDIALLDVMLPGIDGFEVCKQIRSKTEQVGIIMLTARTQEVDRVHGLMSGADDYMNKPFSPAELNARIFSLMRRIKGSSPKQAMRSSIFQLNPKTKQAKKHGELIDLTPTEFALLQLFLSRSEEPISRNELLDEVWGVEYVGDPKIVDVNVRRLRKKIEDDPSKPAFLETVWGLGYCWSENKQ; the protein is encoded by the coding sequence TTGACATCGATACTTGTATTAGAAGACGAACCCGGTATAAGAAGCTTTATTGTTCTTAACCTTAAACGAAATGGTTATACAGTTATCGAAGCCGAAACAGGAGAGGAAGCACTACAGCAATTTAATGAACACCCTGAGATTGACATCGCATTATTAGATGTTATGCTGCCAGGGATTGACGGTTTTGAAGTATGCAAGCAAATTCGTAGTAAAACTGAGCAAGTTGGAATTATTATGCTTACAGCTCGTACACAAGAAGTCGATCGTGTTCACGGTTTAATGTCTGGTGCAGATGATTATATGAACAAACCTTTCAGTCCTGCTGAATTAAATGCACGAATTTTTAGCTTAATGCGACGAATTAAAGGTTCATCACCAAAACAAGCAATGCGATCATCTATATTCCAGTTAAATCCTAAAACGAAACAAGCGAAAAAACATGGAGAACTTATTGATCTTACACCAACTGAGTTTGCTCTCTTACAGCTGTTTCTCTCAAGAAGTGAAGAACCTATTAGTAGAAATGAATTACTTGATGAAGTTTGGGGAGTAGAATATGTTGGTGATCCTAAAATTGTTGATGTCAATGTACGACGTCTTCGAAAGAAAATTGAAGATGATCCCTCAAAACCGGCCTTCCTAGAAACGGTATGGGGATTAGGGTATTGTTGGAGTGAGAACAAGCAATGA